The following are from one region of the Geoalkalibacter subterraneus genome:
- a CDS encoding ATP-binding domain-containing protein, with the protein MGRRAPFLKHDKVIQTRNNYDLNVMNGAIGYVVDVLANATLVIDFDGMPVELEKSSPDLQDLQLAYALTIHKTQGSEFPCAVVVVHKAHSFMHHRNLLYTGVNRARRTAIVLGDHWGIQNCAKRCQVDDRRTFLPLFLDAAQHADADFARVAEAE; encoded by the coding sequence ATGGGCCGCCGCGCCCCGTTTCTCAAGCACGACAAGGTCATCCAGACCCGGAACAACTACGACCTGAACGTGATGAACGGGGCCATCGGCTATGTGGTCGATGTCCTCGCGAACGCCACCCTGGTCATCGACTTCGACGGCATGCCGGTAGAGCTGGAGAAGAGTTCGCCCGACCTGCAGGATCTGCAGCTCGCCTATGCGCTCACCATTCACAAAACCCAGGGCTCCGAGTTCCCCTGCGCCGTGGTGGTGGTCCACAAGGCGCATTCCTTCATGCACCACCGCAATCTGCTCTACACCGGGGTGAACCGCGCCCGGCGCACCGCCATTGTCCTGGGTGACCATTGGGGCATCCAGAACTGCGCCAAGCGTTGCCAGGTGGATGACCGCCGGACCTTTTTGCCCCTGTTTCTGGACGCAGCCCAGCACGCGGATGCCGATTTCGCCCGTGTCGCGGAGGCCGAATGA
- a CDS encoding flavodoxin family protein yields the protein MKVIAFNGSPRKKWNTATLLGKALEGASSKGAETELIHLYDLNYKGCISCFSCKMMNGKSYGRCAVKDDLTPILKKVLDAQSLIFGSPIYLGTSTAQMRAFLERLVFPFLTYTDPTESLFPRKIKTGSIYTLGATEEMAEELGFDHHISTTEMILKMIFGVSETLCSYDTYQFEDYSKVYAPRFDPEKKAQRRKEVFPLDCAKAFEMGARLVGNDER from the coding sequence ATGAAGGTCATAGCATTCAACGGAAGTCCCAGAAAAAAGTGGAACACAGCGACCCTGCTTGGAAAAGCCTTGGAAGGTGCATCTTCGAAGGGCGCTGAAACCGAGCTCATCCATCTGTATGATCTGAACTATAAAGGATGCATAAGTTGTTTCTCATGCAAGATGATGAACGGGAAAAGCTATGGCAGATGCGCGGTAAAGGATGACCTGACACCCATCTTAAAGAAGGTTCTGGATGCTCAGTCACTTATCTTCGGGTCACCGATCTATTTGGGAACATCAACAGCTCAGATGAGAGCGTTTTTGGAACGCCTGGTTTTTCCATTTCTGACCTATACGGACCCAACTGAGTCGCTCTTTCCCAGAAAAATCAAGACCGGTTCTATCTACACCCTGGGTGCAACCGAGGAGATGGCTGAAGAACTGGGGTTTGACCATCACATCAGCACCACTGAGATGATCCTGAAAATGATATTTGGAGTTTCAGAGACACTGTGTAGTTATGATACCTACCAGTTCGAAGACTACTCAAAGGTTTATGCTCCACGGTTTGACCCTGAGAAAAAAGCCCAGAGACGGAAGGAAGTGTTTCCCCTCGACTGTGCGAAGGCCTTCGAAATGGGGGCTCGACTGGTTGGGAATGACGAGAGATAG
- a CDS encoding NAD(P)/FAD-dependent oxidoreductase, with translation MKVVTVGTGMAAAEFVQRLRLEGFEGPITMVGDENYPPYSPCVIPFFLAGEPLDTVYWKGSDFYERYGVTSRLGSPVVSVDPERRLITTASGKSESYDRLFYATGAKSWYPNPEWLDTSGVFGFKTLTDMVAIDRYVLEHNVTRAVVFGGGFIGVDAALALWHRGLEITLVHRNTRVLSQMTDEDGGHFATDKLREKTGINIRLKATVDGITADHGQLTGVSFSDGGSMETTLLIIAIGVSPNSEAMTGQDKGVTVSPQMLADPTIYCAGDVAITPHLVTGKDGIYATYPNAMAQARTAARHLVQGDGEYAGSINTNVLKKHIDFPIVSAGSFSGEPVTWQQGDIWRRVYMVEGKISGYLIIGDTRMSGYIFQLYRSQKRVDMSIKTIISSPKHDGYYREMLRANMINS, from the coding sequence ATGAAGGTCGTTACTGTCGGCACCGGGATGGCTGCGGCTGAATTTGTCCAACGCTTGCGGCTGGAGGGGTTCGAAGGCCCGATCACCATGGTCGGAGATGAGAATTACCCCCCCTATTCACCCTGTGTGATCCCATTTTTCCTGGCCGGTGAACCGCTCGATACGGTTTACTGGAAGGGGAGTGACTTCTATGAAAGATATGGGGTCACCAGCCGCTTGGGGAGTCCGGTGGTGTCGGTCGACCCGGAACGACGCTTGATCACCACCGCGTCTGGAAAGAGCGAAAGTTACGACCGCCTCTTCTATGCAACCGGCGCCAAAAGCTGGTATCCCAACCCTGAGTGGCTGGATACCAGCGGAGTCTTCGGCTTCAAGACCCTGACCGACATGGTGGCAATTGATCGTTATGTTCTTGAACATAATGTCACCAGAGCCGTGGTGTTCGGCGGTGGTTTCATCGGTGTGGATGCGGCCCTGGCCCTCTGGCACCGTGGTCTTGAGATCACCCTAGTGCATCGCAATACCCGCGTACTCTCCCAGATGACCGATGAGGATGGCGGCCACTTTGCCACCGACAAACTACGGGAGAAGACCGGGATAAACATCCGCCTTAAAGCCACGGTTGACGGCATCACAGCCGACCACGGGCAGTTGACCGGAGTCAGCTTCTCTGACGGCGGCAGCATGGAGACCACACTGTTGATAATCGCCATCGGCGTCTCTCCAAATTCAGAGGCAATGACCGGACAAGACAAAGGGGTGACCGTTTCCCCGCAGATGCTGGCGGACCCGACCATCTACTGCGCTGGCGATGTAGCGATCACCCCGCACTTGGTCACCGGTAAAGACGGAATTTACGCCACCTATCCCAACGCCATGGCTCAGGCACGCACCGCCGCCCGCCATCTGGTCCAGGGTGACGGTGAATATGCCGGTTCGATCAACACCAATGTGTTGAAAAAACATATCGACTTCCCGATTGTTTCAGCTGGCAGCTTCAGCGGCGAGCCGGTCACTTGGCAACAGGGGGACATCTGGCGCCGGGTATACATGGTGGAAGGGAAGATAAGCGGATACTTGATCATCGGCGACACCCGCATGTCAGGCTACATCTTCCAACTATATCGTTCGCAAAAGCGCGTGGATATGAGTATCAAGACGATTATCTCCTCACCGAAGCATGACGGGTACTATCGTGAGATGTTGAGAGCGAACATGATAAATTCCTGA
- a CDS encoding 4Fe-4S dicluster domain-containing protein — translation MKKVFVDYKKCMACKACETVCAIEHHPSHNLFGMLGDTKTQINVRVLGVEHEAFPLSCRHCSPADCLDACPSGAITRDETSGAVLLNPDMCKACAMCAMVCPFDAIAFKETHRAKYGRDVAYKCDLCNDRIKQGGQPACVEACHSGALIYGDLEDIRGGRARSGLKQYLLGKDDRMPPLLELFRELRRKECQRRSGEER, via the coding sequence ATGAAAAAAGTGTTTGTCGATTACAAGAAATGTATGGCCTGCAAGGCGTGTGAAACGGTCTGCGCCATTGAACATCACCCGAGCCACAACCTTTTCGGAATGCTGGGTGACACCAAAACGCAGATCAATGTGCGGGTGCTCGGTGTCGAGCACGAAGCCTTCCCGCTCTCCTGCCGCCACTGTTCACCTGCCGACTGTCTTGACGCCTGTCCCTCGGGCGCCATTACCCGTGACGAGACGAGCGGCGCGGTACTGTTGAACCCAGATATGTGTAAAGCCTGTGCAATGTGCGCCATGGTTTGCCCCTTTGACGCTATCGCCTTCAAGGAGACCCATCGCGCCAAATACGGCAGGGATGTGGCCTACAAATGCGACCTCTGTAATGACCGGATCAAGCAAGGAGGGCAACCGGCTTGTGTCGAAGCCTGCCATTCCGGCGCCTTGATCTACGGCGATTTAGAAGATATCAGAGGCGGCAGGGCACGCAGCGGGCTGAAACAATATCTATTAGGGAAAGACGACCGGATGCCTCCGCTGCTGGAGCTTTTTCGAGAACTGCGCCGCAAGGAGTGTCAACGTCGTAGTGGAGAGGAACGATGA
- a CDS encoding AAA family ATPase produces the protein MCQGNGFRVVITGKGGVGKTTLTSCLATQLARNGVMVLAVDEDPQMNLPHALGLGIEAAGKIVPLNLNHGYIEEKTGIRPGASGWGAMFKLNPDVNDVVKRFGVNVSNNLNLLVMGTVKQAGGGCLCAENVLLDSTIRHLALRDNEAILLDTQAGVEHFGRALAKGFNHCLVVSDDTFNALTVAEHSAKLARESGIAHVSLVINRGNQGTAEKMARFDDYIGTGLAQNFNSVFLLPFEPRLETLEPAVTRIMDMKDSDYGAAVAALASRLGSHTCECAENHSH, from the coding sequence ATGTGTCAAGGTAACGGATTTCGCGTCGTGATCACCGGCAAGGGGGGGGTTGGGAAAACCACCCTGACTTCCTGTCTTGCCACGCAACTGGCACGCAATGGAGTCATGGTGCTGGCGGTGGATGAAGACCCGCAGATGAACCTCCCTCATGCGCTTGGCCTGGGTATTGAGGCTGCGGGCAAAATTGTTCCGCTTAATCTGAACCATGGCTATATCGAGGAGAAGACCGGCATCCGCCCCGGTGCTAGCGGTTGGGGTGCGATGTTTAAACTGAATCCGGACGTCAACGACGTGGTGAAACGCTTCGGAGTTAACGTTTCCAACAACCTCAACCTGCTGGTGATGGGGACTGTCAAGCAGGCTGGTGGCGGCTGCCTCTGCGCCGAAAACGTACTGCTTGATTCCACCATCCGCCATCTGGCGCTACGTGACAACGAGGCGATTCTGCTCGACACCCAGGCCGGAGTAGAGCATTTTGGCCGGGCGCTGGCCAAAGGCTTTAATCACTGTCTGGTCGTCTCCGACGACACTTTCAACGCTTTAACCGTGGCCGAACATTCCGCCAAGCTTGCGCGGGAGTCCGGCATTGCCCATGTTTCCTTGGTCATCAACCGTGGCAACCAGGGGACCGCAGAAAAGATGGCCCGCTTCGACGATTACATTGGTACCGGTCTGGCGCAAAACTTCAATTCCGTATTCCTGCTGCCATTCGAGCCACGGCTTGAAACACTCGAACCAGCGGTCACTAGGATCATGGATATGAAGGATAGCGACTACGGGGCTGCTGTCGCGGCCCTTGCCTCCCGCCTTGGGTCGCACACCTGCGAATGCGCAGAAAATCATTCACACTGA
- the cooS gene encoding anaerobic carbon-monoxide dehydrogenase catalytic subunit: MSTCDAGCGKHDHRSADPVAVEMLAIADREQYDNQWSRYEKQQPQCSYGQLGTCCKICSMGPCRIDPFGEGPTQGVCGATADTIVARNLARMAAAGSSSHSDHGRKAALLLKAVATGANTNYQLTDTDKLVAVATRIGIPTEGRGFPEIANDLADAAINCFGKQDDEPIIFLKKFMPKKRYQHLKNLEKTLLESTGSVIGLLPRGIDREAVDILHRTHFGCDADPLSLIAQSIRCSLADGWGGSMIATSVQDILLGTPTIKTIKANLGVLEIDSVNVVIHGHEPILSAKIVEMAQKPEIHQAAVVAGATRVNIVGLCCTGNEVLLRQGVGMAGNEAHSELAIMTGAVDAMVVDVQCIYPALADLASCFHTRFITTSDQAKIPGAVHIQFHEDQADAISLKILNEAIAAFPRRNKNRINIPEHTATAMVGFTVEEILKALGGTPKSLIDLILNGTIKGVAGIVGCNNVKVQQDLFHRQLTAELIKRDILVIGTGCWAIGAAKAGLMDLSAQELAGDGLKAVCKQLGIPPVLHMGSCVDCSRMLVLAGAIADHLDLDISQLPLVGSAPEWTTEKAVAIGSYFVGSGIPVHLWPLPPILGSPAVTSILTEGAKDLLGGYFFVEEDPLVAADKMEAIIMERRAALSI; the protein is encoded by the coding sequence ATGTCTACGTGCGACGCAGGATGCGGAAAACATGATCACCGGAGCGCAGATCCGGTGGCGGTGGAGATGTTGGCGATTGCTGACAGAGAGCAGTACGACAACCAGTGGAGTCGCTATGAGAAACAGCAGCCACAGTGCAGTTACGGCCAGCTTGGCACCTGCTGCAAGATTTGTTCGATGGGACCATGCCGGATCGATCCGTTCGGAGAGGGCCCTACTCAGGGTGTCTGCGGTGCAACCGCCGATACCATCGTGGCGCGCAACTTGGCGCGTATGGCCGCGGCCGGTTCCTCCTCCCATTCTGATCACGGCCGCAAGGCCGCTCTGCTGCTGAAAGCCGTGGCAACAGGTGCCAACACCAATTATCAGCTGACCGATACGGACAAGCTGGTGGCTGTCGCCACCCGGATCGGCATCCCCACCGAGGGGCGAGGGTTCCCGGAGATTGCCAATGACCTGGCCGATGCCGCCATCAACTGTTTTGGCAAACAGGACGATGAACCGATCATCTTTCTGAAAAAGTTCATGCCGAAAAAGCGCTATCAGCATCTGAAGAACCTGGAAAAGACCCTTTTGGAAAGCACTGGCTCCGTGATCGGTCTGCTGCCGCGCGGCATTGACCGCGAGGCGGTCGATATCCTCCATCGTACCCACTTCGGGTGTGATGCCGACCCGCTCTCCCTGATCGCCCAGAGCATTCGCTGTTCCCTCGCTGACGGCTGGGGTGGTTCGATGATCGCCACCTCGGTGCAGGACATCCTGCTCGGCACGCCGACCATCAAAACGATAAAAGCCAATCTGGGCGTGCTTGAGATCGACAGCGTCAATGTCGTTATTCATGGCCATGAGCCGATTCTTTCGGCAAAAATAGTCGAAATGGCCCAGAAACCGGAAATCCATCAGGCTGCGGTTGTCGCTGGCGCGACGCGGGTGAATATCGTCGGTCTCTGTTGCACCGGTAACGAGGTGCTGCTGCGCCAAGGGGTCGGCATGGCTGGCAACGAGGCGCACAGCGAACTGGCGATCATGACCGGGGCTGTGGACGCCATGGTGGTGGACGTACAGTGCATCTATCCGGCCCTGGCCGATTTGGCCTCCTGCTTTCATACCCGCTTCATCACCACCAGTGACCAGGCCAAGATCCCCGGCGCAGTCCACATCCAGTTCCATGAGGATCAGGCCGACGCCATCTCACTGAAAATACTCAATGAGGCGATCGCCGCCTTCCCGCGGCGCAACAAAAACCGCATCAATATCCCCGAACATACTGCAACCGCCATGGTTGGATTTACGGTGGAAGAAATTCTCAAGGCGTTGGGGGGTACGCCCAAGTCGCTGATCGATCTGATCCTGAACGGCACGATCAAAGGGGTAGCCGGAATTGTCGGGTGCAACAACGTCAAGGTGCAGCAGGATTTATTTCACCGCCAGTTGACCGCCGAACTGATCAAACGCGATATCCTGGTGATCGGCACCGGCTGCTGGGCAATCGGAGCGGCCAAGGCCGGATTGATGGATCTCTCGGCCCAGGAGTTGGCCGGTGACGGCCTCAAGGCCGTCTGCAAGCAGCTCGGCATCCCGCCGGTACTGCATATGGGATCGTGCGTGGACTGTTCGCGGATGCTGGTGTTGGCCGGAGCGATTGCTGACCATCTCGACCTGGACATCTCCCAATTGCCGCTGGTCGGCTCGGCACCGGAATGGACCACTGAAAAAGCGGTCGCCATCGGTTCCTACTTTGTGGGCAGCGGAATCCCGGTACACCTCTGGCCACTGCCGCCGATCCTCGGTAGTCCAGCTGTCACCAGTATTCTCACTGAGGGTGCCAAGGATTTACTGGGGGGCTACTTCTTTGTTGAGGAAGATCCGCTCGTTGCCGCCGACAAGATGGAAGCGATCATCATGGAACGCCGCGCGGCGCTGTCGATTTAA
- a CDS encoding LytTR family transcriptional regulator DNA-binding domain-containing protein: MSSRSLISMIESLEPGVVILNSDHSISHINRMFFLMFGGIPVERLFQTDILGFHHEKDRAKVGDMLRLAGESKRQIPLSLKMIRHDGLDRYLLIKLTPLVNRDMVEDQLCATFYDITQLILSKRKLFRVPVTSNGDLRLLKPEEIIYIKADNIYAQIYAESGEYHCGMAIGSIAKRLPDDSFFRTHRSYLINISKVIKVNRERLECTVNVKGRDLCLPISRNKLQEFLVEIGIK; this comes from the coding sequence ATGAGCAGTCGCAGCCTTATCAGTATGATCGAAAGCCTTGAACCGGGGGTCGTGATTCTCAACAGTGACCATTCGATCTCGCATATCAACCGCATGTTTTTCCTGATGTTTGGGGGAATACCTGTCGAACGGCTCTTTCAGACGGACATCCTCGGCTTTCACCACGAAAAGGATCGCGCAAAGGTCGGCGACATGCTGCGCCTGGCAGGGGAATCGAAACGCCAGATTCCGCTGTCGCTGAAAATGATTCGTCATGACGGCCTGGATCGCTATTTGCTGATTAAACTGACCCCTCTGGTAAACCGCGACATGGTCGAGGACCAACTCTGCGCCACCTTCTACGACATCACCCAGCTTATCTTGTCGAAACGTAAACTCTTTCGGGTGCCAGTCACCTCAAATGGGGATCTCCGCCTGCTCAAGCCGGAGGAGATCATCTACATCAAGGCAGATAACATCTATGCTCAGATCTACGCCGAATCAGGTGAGTATCACTGCGGCATGGCCATTGGCTCTATCGCCAAACGTCTGCCGGACGATAGTTTCTTCCGGACTCACCGCAGCTATCTGATCAATATTTCCAAAGTAATTAAAGTAAACCGGGAGCGACTAGAGTGCACCGTGAACGTCAAGGGGAGAGATCTCTGCCTGCCAATCAGTCGCAACAAACTTCAGGAATTCCTGGTCGAAATCGGCATCAAATAA
- a CDS encoding XRE family transcriptional regulator, with protein sequence MATHKNIGSDFDSFLTEEGILGEVEATAAKRILAYQIHQEMENQRLTKTEMAAKMHTSRAAVNRLLDPQNTAVTLKTLEQATAALGKRLRIIIEDPVKT encoded by the coding sequence ATGGCAACTCATAAAAATATCGGTAGCGATTTTGATAGCTTCCTTACTGAGGAAGGCATCCTGGGCGAGGTCGAGGCAACCGCAGCTAAGAGGATTTTGGCCTACCAGATCCACCAGGAGATGGAGAATCAACGTCTGACCAAGACCGAAATGGCAGCCAAAATGCACACCTCCCGGGCGGCGGTCAACCGACTTCTTGACCCGCAGAACACTGCCGTTACGCTCAAAACTTTGGAACAAGCAACCGCTGCTCTTGGAAAGCGGCTGCGCATAATTATTGAAGATCCTGTAAAGACTTGA
- a CDS encoding type II toxin-antitoxin system RelE/ParE family toxin, whose translation METPKPLQVKFFRQDSGREPVREWLKDLPQEERKIIGEDIKTVQWGWPLGMPLVRPLGEGLFEVRSRLANRIARVLFCTHGPQIILLHGFIKKTQQTPDDDMKLARKRKAEIDGNS comes from the coding sequence ATGGAAACTCCAAAACCACTACAAGTGAAATTTTTTCGGCAGGACAGTGGTAGAGAACCCGTCCGCGAGTGGTTAAAGGATTTGCCACAGGAGGAACGGAAGATCATCGGTGAGGACATCAAGACTGTCCAGTGGGGCTGGCCCCTCGGCATGCCTTTGGTGCGACCTTTAGGAGAGGGGCTTTTCGAGGTGCGCTCCAGGCTGGCAAACCGTATCGCTCGCGTTCTTTTTTGCACCCATGGCCCTCAGATCATCCTCCTTCACGGCTTCATAAAGAAGACCCAGCAAACTCCGGATGACGACATGAAACTGGCACGCAAAAGAAAGGCTGAAATCGATGGCAACTCATAA
- the tnpC gene encoding IS66 family transposase — MRLQEKGKGRCKQAYMWVYAGGGGGDPPYRFFEFHRNRNHAHPEKTLKEFKGLLHSDKYGAYEKLAQREGIDWCPCMAHVRRKFVEAESGDPELRGLILRKIRYLFLLERVAWARTPKQRLRIRRELEKPILDELTQIIKERVLAGGILPKSKFHQALNYYLSLAPHFENYLNHPDARLDNNVAERAIRPLTIGRKNWLFVGSENGGRASAVLLSLVQTCRNLGIDPQTYLEDVLRRIMGHPARRIHELLPDRWLAAKQKNAAIHSPDQDGVS, encoded by the coding sequence ATTCGCCTGCAGGAAAAAGGCAAGGGGCGCTGCAAGCAGGCTTATATGTGGGTCTATGCCGGCGGTGGAGGCGGTGATCCGCCTTACCGCTTCTTCGAGTTTCACCGCAATCGCAACCATGCGCATCCCGAGAAGACTCTCAAAGAGTTCAAGGGACTGCTGCATTCGGATAAGTACGGCGCCTATGAAAAGCTCGCCCAGCGCGAGGGAATCGACTGGTGTCCGTGTATGGCGCACGTGCGCCGCAAGTTCGTCGAGGCCGAAAGCGGCGATCCCGAGTTGCGCGGCCTCATTCTACGCAAGATCCGCTATCTGTTTCTGCTTGAGCGCGTGGCCTGGGCGCGCACTCCCAAGCAGCGGCTGCGCATCCGGCGCGAGCTCGAAAAGCCGATTTTAGATGAGCTGACGCAGATTATCAAAGAACGGGTGCTGGCCGGTGGAATCTTGCCCAAGTCCAAATTCCACCAGGCGCTGAACTACTATCTGAGCCTTGCCCCGCATTTTGAAAATTATCTGAATCATCCCGATGCCCGGCTGGACAACAACGTCGCCGAGCGCGCCATCCGCCCCCTGACCATCGGGCGCAAAAACTGGTTGTTCGTTGGCAGCGAAAACGGCGGCCGGGCCAGTGCGGTTCTGCTCTCCCTGGTGCAGACCTGCCGAAATCTGGGCATCGATCCGCAAACCTACCTTGAAGATGTTTTGCGCCGCATTATGGGGCATCCCGCCCGGCGCATCCATGAACTGCTACCGGATCGATGGTTGGCAGCCAAGCAGAAGAATGCCGCGATACACTCGCCTGATCAAGATGGTGTCAGTTGA
- a CDS encoding IS66 family transposase, whose product MLNEDDTKADTSCVHDLLRQKDADIAALQAQVALLSEQLAWMQKQLFGRRSERIVGNPDSQTLPLDFGDQIAASLPQEKTQEIHYTRRKPARNRGADTLSYPDDLPVKRVELDVAAHEKTCPQTGEPLVCIGEEISRKLARTAEQFYIIEYVRPKYASRNHPDLGVRTASLPEAVIERCAADESLLAYVLNAKFADHLPLNRLVEILGRSQIHISRQTLSKWVLTLGEGLSPLYEAMKSRILQSGVVFCR is encoded by the coding sequence ATGTTGAATGAGGATGACACCAAGGCGGACACGTCGTGCGTCCACGATCTTCTGCGGCAAAAAGATGCCGACATCGCGGCTCTGCAGGCGCAGGTTGCGCTGCTAAGCGAGCAGCTCGCCTGGATGCAGAAACAGCTCTTCGGCCGCCGAAGCGAGCGCATCGTGGGCAACCCGGACAGCCAGACCCTGCCGCTGGATTTTGGCGACCAGATCGCGGCGTCGCTGCCCCAGGAAAAAACGCAGGAGATCCACTATACGCGGCGAAAGCCGGCTAGAAATCGTGGCGCCGATACGCTGAGCTACCCCGATGACCTTCCGGTCAAACGGGTCGAGCTCGATGTGGCGGCGCATGAGAAAACCTGTCCGCAAACCGGCGAGCCCCTGGTGTGCATCGGAGAAGAGATCTCGCGCAAGCTGGCGCGCACGGCCGAGCAGTTCTACATCATCGAGTATGTGCGGCCCAAATATGCCTCGCGCAACCATCCCGATCTGGGTGTGCGCACGGCCTCTTTGCCCGAGGCGGTCATCGAGCGCTGTGCGGCTGACGAGAGTCTGCTCGCCTATGTTCTGAATGCCAAATTCGCCGACCACCTGCCGCTGAACCGTCTGGTGGAAATCCTGGGGCGCTCGCAGATTCACATCAGCCGCCAGACCCTCTCCAAGTGGGTTCTGACGCTTGGCGAGGGGCTTTCCCCGCTCTATGAGGCTATGAAGTCCCGGATTCTGCAAAGCGGCGTCGTTTTTTGCCGATGA
- the tnpB gene encoding IS66 family insertion sequence element accessory protein TnpB (TnpB, as the term is used for proteins encoded by IS66 family insertion elements, is considered an accessory protein, since TnpC, encoded by a neighboring gene, is a DDE family transposase.), with product MRPSGCQPIHLCDQPVDMRKSFEGLSALVEAAFPGKLLTGSLFLFLNRRRNLIKILYWEGDGFAIWYKRLEQGSFPDCFGGRDVLTRQQFVLLLEGVTPKRLSRRFSLPK from the coding sequence CTCCGGCTGCCAGCCCATTCACCTCTGCGACCAGCCCGTCGATATGCGCAAGAGCTTCGAGGGGCTAAGCGCGCTTGTCGAGGCGGCCTTTCCCGGCAAGCTACTGACCGGTTCGCTTTTTCTGTTTCTCAACCGCCGTCGCAACCTGATCAAGATCCTATATTGGGAGGGCGACGGCTTTGCCATCTGGTACAAGCGTCTGGAACAGGGCAGCTTCCCGGACTGTTTCGGTGGCCGCGATGTGCTCACTCGCCAGCAGTTCGTTCTGCTGCTCGAGGGGGTGACGCCAAAGCGGCTGAGCAGGCGATTTTCCTTGCCGAAATGA